One Streptomyces sp. SAI-135 DNA segment encodes these proteins:
- a CDS encoding glycoside hydrolase 43 family protein — protein MGRRQALAAGAGLVTGAFLPLTGSPRTAAAATAAATYTNPVIWQDFADIDVIRVGDTYYASASTMHYSPGAPVLRSYDLVNWEIAGHSVPVLDFGAKYDLNGARGYVRGIWASSLAYRPSNRTFYWLGQIDFARTYVYTAAAVEGPWNRLTTISTPYYDAGLLVDTDDTLYVAYGNTTISVAQLSPDGRTQVRTQQVFTTPSSVGTLEGSRFYKINGQYYIFLTRPANGQYILKSSSGPFGPYTMRQVLLDLRGPIPGGGVPHQGGLVQTQGGAWYYMAFVDAYPGGRMPALAPVTWTADGWPVVQLVNGAWGTSYPSPAVPTPPRQVTPMTGVDTFDGTSLKPRWEWNHNPDNTKWSVDNGLTLRTATVTNDLYWARNTLTHRIQGPTSTATVQLDFSAMRDGDRAGLALLRDSSAWIGVKREGGATRVAMVNGLTMDGNWNTTGTGTEAASAPVSGGRLWLRANADIRPGSARPGTFSYSTDGTNFTRLGPTFSMGNDWRFFMGYRFALFNHATQALGGSVRVLRFELSTP, from the coding sequence ATGGGCCGCCGACAGGCGCTGGCCGCCGGCGCCGGCCTGGTCACCGGCGCCTTCCTGCCCCTGACCGGATCCCCCAGGACCGCCGCGGCCGCCACAGCCGCCGCGACCTACACGAACCCGGTCATCTGGCAGGACTTCGCGGACATCGACGTCATCCGCGTCGGCGACACCTACTACGCCTCGGCCTCGACGATGCACTACTCGCCCGGAGCGCCCGTCCTGCGCTCCTACGACCTGGTGAACTGGGAGATCGCCGGCCACTCGGTGCCCGTCCTCGACTTCGGCGCCAAGTACGACCTGAACGGCGCACGCGGCTACGTCCGGGGCATCTGGGCCTCGTCGCTGGCCTACCGCCCGAGCAACAGGACCTTCTACTGGCTCGGCCAGATCGACTTCGCCAGGACGTACGTGTACACCGCCGCCGCCGTCGAGGGGCCGTGGAACCGGCTCACCACGATCAGCACCCCGTACTACGACGCGGGACTGCTCGTCGACACCGACGACACGCTGTACGTGGCGTACGGGAACACCACCATCAGCGTGGCCCAGCTCTCGCCCGACGGGCGCACCCAGGTCCGCACCCAGCAGGTCTTCACCACACCGTCGAGCGTCGGGACCCTGGAGGGCTCCCGCTTCTACAAGATCAACGGGCAGTACTACATCTTCCTGACCCGCCCCGCGAACGGCCAGTACATCCTGAAGTCGTCGAGCGGCCCCTTCGGCCCCTACACCATGCGGCAGGTCCTCCTCGACCTGCGCGGGCCGATCCCCGGCGGCGGGGTCCCGCACCAGGGCGGACTCGTCCAGACCCAGGGCGGCGCCTGGTACTACATGGCCTTCGTCGACGCCTACCCCGGCGGCCGGATGCCCGCCCTGGCACCGGTCACGTGGACCGCGGACGGCTGGCCCGTCGTCCAACTCGTGAACGGCGCGTGGGGCACGTCCTATCCCAGCCCCGCAGTGCCCACCCCACCACGCCAGGTCACCCCGATGACCGGCGTCGACACCTTCGACGGTACGAGCCTCAAGCCGAGGTGGGAGTGGAACCACAACCCGGACAACACCAAGTGGTCCGTCGACAACGGACTGACCCTGCGGACCGCGACCGTCACCAACGACCTGTACTGGGCCCGCAACACCCTCACGCACCGCATCCAGGGGCCCACCTCCACCGCAACCGTCCAGCTCGACTTCTCGGCGATGCGGGACGGCGACCGGGCCGGACTCGCGCTGCTGCGTGACTCCTCCGCATGGATCGGCGTCAAGCGCGAGGGCGGCGCGACCCGGGTGGCCATGGTCAACGGCCTGACCATGGACGGCAACTGGAACACCACCGGCACCGGCACCGAGGCCGCGAGCGCACCCGTCTCCGGCGGCCGCCTCTGGCTGCGCGCGAACGCGGACATCCGCCCCGGCTCGGCACGCCCCGGCACCTTTTCCTACAGCACCGACGGCACGAACTTCACCCGCCTCGGCCCCACCTTCTCGATGGGCAACGACTGGCGGTTCTTCATGGGCTACCGCTTCGCCCTCTTCAACCACGCCACCCAGGCGCTCGGCGGCTCGGTCCGCGTCCTGCGCTTCGAGCTGTCGACACCCTGA
- a CDS encoding RICIN domain-containing protein — MPRRTGRQLLRVLAATVLTVAASVTAAAQTTATAAPGSPALTPPLGWNSWNSFGCGVTETQVRQAADAMVSSGMRDAGYRYVVVDDCWFDPQRDGAGNLRASPTKFPSGMKALGDYIHGKGLKFGIYQVPGDRTCAQTSGAYPGSTGSRGHEAQDAATFASWGVDYLKYDWCSSSGTRDEQVARFTLMRDALRATGRPIVYSINPNSFHAITGATYNWGEVADLWRTTEDLLDIWQNGNTNSYPMGVGNVLDITAPLAAQSGPGHWNDPDMLVVGRPGLSLTESRSHFALWSLLSAPLMAGNDIRTMSADVSAILRNPRLLAVNQDALGAGGRRVRDDGDTEVFAKPLSDGSVAVGLFNRGGGTATVSTTAAQVGLSGGPFTLTDLWTGGTSSTSGQISASVPAHGVAVFRVSGGSPLAATTSRLRGNGSGRCVDVDNASTAAGATALIWDCHTAANQLWTTWAGGEIRVYGDKCLDAYNQGTTNGTRVITWPCNGQDNQKWTVGSDGTIRNTRAGLCLDVNGAATANGTPLVLWTCNGQANQKWTRT; from the coding sequence GTGCCCAGACGAACGGGCAGACAACTGCTTCGTGTCCTGGCGGCCACCGTCCTGACGGTCGCCGCGTCCGTCACGGCCGCGGCCCAGACCACCGCCACGGCCGCGCCCGGCAGCCCGGCGCTCACTCCACCGCTCGGCTGGAACAGCTGGAACAGCTTCGGATGCGGGGTGACCGAGACGCAGGTCCGGCAGGCCGCCGACGCGATGGTGTCCTCGGGCATGCGGGACGCCGGCTACCGGTACGTCGTGGTCGACGACTGCTGGTTCGACCCGCAGCGTGACGGGGCGGGCAACCTGCGGGCCAGTCCGACCAAGTTCCCGAGCGGGATGAAGGCCCTGGGGGACTACATCCACGGCAAGGGCCTGAAGTTCGGCATCTACCAGGTGCCGGGCGACCGCACCTGCGCGCAGACCAGCGGTGCCTATCCGGGTTCGACCGGCAGCAGAGGACACGAGGCCCAGGACGCCGCCACGTTCGCCTCGTGGGGCGTCGACTACCTCAAGTACGACTGGTGTTCGTCGAGCGGTACCCGCGACGAACAGGTCGCGCGGTTCACGCTGATGCGAGACGCCCTGCGTGCCACCGGGCGGCCGATCGTGTACAGCATCAACCCCAACAGCTTCCACGCCATCACCGGCGCCACGTACAACTGGGGCGAGGTCGCCGACCTGTGGCGGACCACCGAGGACCTGCTCGACATCTGGCAGAACGGCAACACCAACAGCTATCCGATGGGCGTCGGCAACGTCCTGGACATCACCGCGCCGCTGGCGGCACAGTCCGGCCCGGGCCACTGGAACGACCCCGACATGCTGGTCGTCGGCCGCCCGGGGCTGTCCCTGACCGAGTCCCGCTCGCACTTCGCCCTGTGGTCTTTGCTGAGCGCACCGCTCATGGCCGGCAACGACATCCGCACCATGTCCGCCGACGTGAGCGCGATCCTGCGCAACCCGCGGCTGCTCGCGGTGAACCAGGACGCGCTGGGCGCGGGCGGGCGCAGGGTGCGCGACGACGGCGACACCGAGGTGTTCGCCAAGCCGCTGTCCGACGGCTCGGTCGCGGTCGGTCTGTTCAACCGGGGCGGAGGCACCGCGACGGTCAGCACCACGGCCGCGCAAGTCGGCCTGTCCGGGGGGCCGTTCACCCTCACCGACCTGTGGACCGGTGGCACGTCGAGCACGTCCGGGCAGATCTCGGCGAGCGTGCCCGCGCACGGCGTGGCCGTGTTCCGGGTGAGCGGTGGCAGCCCGCTGGCCGCCACCACCTCACGACTGCGCGGCAACGGCTCCGGCCGCTGCGTGGACGTGGACAACGCCTCCACCGCCGCCGGGGCCACGGCACTGATCTGGGACTGCCACACGGCCGCCAACCAGCTGTGGACCACGTGGGCCGGCGGGGAGATCCGCGTCTACGGCGACAAGTGCCTGGACGCCTACAACCAGGGCACCACCAACGGCACCCGGGTCATCACCTGGCCCTGCAACGGCCAGGACAACCAGAAGTGGACCGTCGGCTCCGACGGGACGATCCGCAACACCCGCGCCGGGCTGTGCCTCGACGTCAACGGGGCCGCCACCGCCAACGGAACCCCGCTGGTCCTGTGGACCTGCAACGGCCAGGCCAACCAGAAGTGGACCCGCACATGA
- a CDS encoding glycoside hydrolase family 43 protein — MTTARPSPPAGTRLTRAAAWVVGLLLVLTVVPAAVQPTTARADNPIVQHVYTADPAPLVHDGRVYLYTGHDEDGSTYFTMKDWRVWSSADMVNWTDHGSPLGLTTFSWASADAWAGQTVERNGRFYWYVPVKNRATGRMAIGVAVSDSPTGPFRDALGRPLVENGEIDPTVFIDDDGQAYLYWGNPNLTYVRLNADMTSYAGSPTRIPLTTAGFGTRTGDPNRPTLYEEGPWVYKRNGLYYLVFAAKCCSEFIAYSTAPGPTGPWTYRGTVMPTQGSSFTNHPGIVDFKGSSYFFYHNGALPGGGGFTRSVAVERFSYNADGTIPTINMTNSGAPQAGTLNPYVRQEAETIAWGSGIETEPSTEGGMNVGWIENGDYIKVKGVAFGAGASSFTGRVASGSGGGTVELRLGSPSGTVVGRCGVPGTGGWQTWTTVTCPVNGATGTQDLYLRFTGGSGYLLNMNWWQFTPAPQKGVAR; from the coding sequence ATGACGACGGCTCGACCGTCACCCCCCGCCGGCACGAGGCTCACCCGGGCAGCGGCCTGGGTGGTGGGTCTGCTCCTCGTGCTCACCGTCGTCCCCGCCGCGGTGCAGCCCACCACGGCCCGGGCCGACAACCCCATCGTCCAGCACGTCTACACCGCCGACCCGGCCCCGCTGGTCCATGACGGCCGCGTCTACCTCTACACCGGGCACGACGAGGACGGCTCCACCTACTTCACCATGAAGGACTGGCGGGTCTGGTCCTCCGCCGACATGGTCAACTGGACCGACCACGGCTCCCCGCTCGGCCTGACCACCTTCAGCTGGGCGTCCGCCGACGCGTGGGCGGGACAGACCGTCGAACGCAACGGCCGGTTCTACTGGTACGTGCCCGTGAAGAACCGGGCGACCGGCCGGATGGCCATCGGCGTCGCGGTGTCGGACAGCCCCACCGGACCGTTCCGGGACGCCCTGGGCCGTCCGCTGGTGGAGAACGGCGAGATCGACCCGACCGTCTTCATCGACGACGACGGTCAGGCCTACCTCTACTGGGGCAACCCGAACCTGACGTACGTCAGGCTCAACGCCGACATGACCTCCTACGCGGGCAGCCCCACCAGGATCCCGCTCACCACCGCGGGGTTCGGCACCCGCACCGGTGACCCCAACCGCCCCACGCTGTACGAGGAGGGCCCCTGGGTCTACAAACGGAACGGTCTGTACTACCTGGTGTTCGCGGCCAAGTGCTGCTCGGAGTTCATCGCCTACTCCACGGCGCCCGGCCCGACCGGGCCCTGGACCTACCGCGGGACGGTCATGCCCACCCAGGGCAGCAGCTTCACCAACCACCCCGGAATCGTGGACTTCAAGGGCAGTTCGTACTTCTTCTACCACAACGGCGCGCTCCCGGGCGGCGGCGGCTTCACCCGCTCGGTCGCGGTGGAGAGGTTCTCCTACAACGCCGACGGCACGATCCCGACGATCAACATGACGAACTCGGGCGCCCCCCAGGCCGGCACGCTCAACCCGTACGTACGCCAGGAGGCCGAGACCATCGCCTGGGGCTCCGGGATCGAGACCGAACCGTCCACCGAGGGCGGGATGAACGTCGGCTGGATCGAGAACGGCGACTACATCAAGGTCAAGGGCGTGGCCTTCGGGGCGGGCGCTTCCTCCTTCACCGGGCGCGTGGCCTCCGGCAGCGGCGGCGGCACCGTCGAACTGCGCCTCGGCTCGCCGAGCGGGACCGTCGTTGGCCGGTGCGGGGTGCCGGGCACCGGGGGCTGGCAGACCTGGACGACGGTGACCTGCCCGGTGAACGGGGCGACCGGAACCCAGGACCTCTACCTGCGGTTCACCGGAGGCAGCGGCTACCTCCTCAACATGAACTGGTGGCAGTTCACGCCCGCCCCGCAGAAGGGAGTTGCACGATGA
- a CDS encoding cellulose binding domain-containing protein, which produces MVAVLLVLSMGGTALAAGQGAGSRATASGTAAAPLRTAAASPGCGKAPGLTSGTYTIQSGGKNRSFILRVPDGYDRTRAYRLVLGFHWWGGTSTDVATGRTVETGTWAYYGLQRLANNSTVFVAPQGLDNGWANSGGEDVTFVDDMLRRIETDLCVDTTQRFALGFSYGAAMSYALACSRATVFRAVAVQSGGQLSGCDGGTQPIAYLGVHGLRDNVLGISGGRAMRDRFVRNNGCTAQNPPEPAQGSLTHRITTYAGCSAGHPVAWAAFDEGHIAAPQDGAPGDSGRTWLPAEVWKFFTQFQTSDPPPGTATCRVTDTVSAWNNGLTSNITLTNTGTTAIDGWSLVFTLPAGQAITSGWNADYSPASGQVTARNLAHNATIAPGASVGIGFQAVHTGNTAAPGSFTLNGTACAVTGG; this is translated from the coding sequence ATGGTCGCGGTGCTGCTCGTGCTCAGCATGGGCGGCACGGCGCTGGCCGCCGGCCAGGGCGCCGGCAGCCGGGCCACGGCCTCCGGCACGGCAGCCGCACCCCTGCGCACCGCTGCCGCCAGCCCCGGCTGCGGCAAGGCACCCGGCCTGACGAGCGGTACGTACACCATCCAGAGCGGAGGCAAGAACCGGAGCTTCATTCTGCGGGTCCCGGACGGCTACGACCGTACCCGCGCCTACCGGCTGGTCCTCGGATTCCACTGGTGGGGCGGCACCTCGACCGACGTCGCCACGGGCCGCACCGTGGAAACGGGCACCTGGGCCTACTACGGGCTCCAGCGGCTGGCGAACAACAGCACCGTCTTCGTGGCGCCCCAAGGCCTCGACAACGGCTGGGCCAACTCCGGCGGCGAGGACGTCACCTTCGTCGACGACATGCTCCGGCGCATCGAGACGGACCTGTGCGTCGACACGACCCAGCGCTTCGCCCTGGGATTCAGCTACGGCGCCGCCATGTCGTACGCCCTCGCGTGCTCGCGGGCAACGGTCTTCCGTGCGGTCGCGGTCCAGAGCGGCGGGCAGCTCAGCGGATGCGACGGCGGCACCCAGCCCATCGCCTACCTCGGAGTGCACGGCCTGCGGGACAACGTCCTCGGCATCTCCGGCGGACGGGCGATGCGGGACAGGTTCGTCAGGAACAACGGCTGCACCGCCCAGAACCCGCCCGAGCCCGCACAGGGCAGCCTCACGCACCGGATCACCACCTACGCGGGCTGCTCCGCGGGACATCCGGTCGCCTGGGCCGCGTTCGACGAAGGGCACATCGCCGCTCCGCAGGACGGGGCGCCCGGCGACAGCGGCCGGACCTGGCTGCCCGCAGAGGTGTGGAAGTTCTTCACGCAGTTCCAGACCTCAGACCCGCCGCCGGGAACGGCCACCTGCCGGGTCACCGACACCGTCAGCGCCTGGAACAACGGTCTGACCTCCAACATCACACTCACCAACACCGGCACCACCGCGATCGACGGCTGGTCCCTGGTCTTCACCCTGCCCGCCGGCCAGGCCATCACCTCCGGCTGGAACGCGGACTACTCGCCCGCCTCGGGCCAGGTGACGGCCAGGAACCTCGCCCACAACGCCACCATCGCACCCGGCGCGTCCGTGGGCATCGGCTTCCAGGCCGTGCACACCGGCAACACGGCCGCGCCGGGTTCCTTCACTCTCAACGGCACCGCGTGTGCGGTCACGGGGGGTTGA
- a CDS encoding SpoIIE family protein phosphatase translates to MDMADEKDAPAAALVVGADGLVSGWSESGRLLLGWTAEDTVGRPVTDLLAAPPPPGFPDSFAAAPDHTSPVPLRHRDGSTVDAVVTAHPLGGTQGRALGHVVTLQRWERRPVIADQAFEQSPFALGVYDPELRFLWINASSGRVIAHSEEQVLGRKYREVLPEFDRSLFPERDDKPYTDALAEVARTGEPTRLITVFRPRGSDYANAWATSIWPVRDAEGRVRAVANWGFDMSAEYWARQRLLILNEASSGIGRTLDVVGTAQELAGTSVAGFTDVVTVDLFDEVLRGEEPPSPATFAPGDTLTLRRAARHSAREGIDRRAGPAMPVSHAPESVAARCMITGRSAVQLAAEPSQGGEWAFGPGLAADPAHWPPGNPLIDGSLAADGLTGRITVPLRARGALLGVVVFSRSDRPEAFTADDLMLAEELTAKAAIAIDNARRYSRERATALTLQRSLLPQRLPNQEALEVASRYLPTGAAAEVGGDWFDVIPLSGARVGLVVGDVVGHGLHASASMGRLRTAVRTLADVDLPPDELLTHLDDLVLHLASDLQPAGPFQPTGEFGATCLYTVYDPVSRRFTLASAGHPLPLVISPDGTQTPVPAQPGPPLGVGGLPFEATEIELAEGSLLALYTDGLVESRERDVNQGVTELLRVLNQSATSLEDLCDTVTNAVLPERRTDDAALLLARTHALNPRHVADWEIEPDPAQVPRARKFTLDQLDAWGLEEAAFVTELVVSELVTNAIRYGAPPIRLRLIRDTSLICEVSDASNTAPHLRRARAFDEGGRGLLLVAQLTQGWGTRHTTYGKTIWCAQSLP, encoded by the coding sequence ATGGACATGGCCGACGAGAAGGATGCCCCTGCTGCCGCGCTCGTGGTGGGTGCGGACGGCCTGGTGAGCGGCTGGAGCGAGAGCGGTCGGCTGCTGCTGGGCTGGACGGCGGAGGACACCGTCGGCCGCCCGGTGACCGATCTGCTGGCCGCTCCCCCGCCACCGGGCTTCCCCGACAGCTTCGCCGCCGCTCCGGATCACACGAGTCCCGTCCCCCTGCGCCACCGGGACGGTTCCACGGTGGACGCCGTGGTGACGGCTCACCCGCTGGGCGGCACGCAGGGCCGGGCGCTGGGTCATGTGGTGACGCTCCAGCGCTGGGAACGTCGCCCGGTGATCGCCGACCAAGCCTTCGAGCAGAGTCCCTTCGCTCTGGGGGTCTACGACCCCGAGCTGCGGTTCCTGTGGATCAACGCCTCCTCGGGCCGGGTGATCGCGCACTCCGAGGAGCAGGTGCTCGGCAGGAAGTACCGCGAGGTGCTTCCCGAGTTCGACCGCTCACTGTTTCCCGAACGGGACGACAAGCCCTACACCGACGCCCTCGCCGAGGTGGCGAGGACGGGCGAGCCCACACGTCTGATCACCGTCTTCCGCCCGCGCGGCAGCGACTACGCCAACGCCTGGGCCACCAGCATCTGGCCCGTACGGGATGCCGAGGGCAGGGTCCGCGCGGTCGCCAACTGGGGATTCGACATGAGCGCCGAGTACTGGGCCCGGCAACGCCTGCTCATCCTCAACGAGGCCAGCAGCGGTATCGGACGGACACTCGACGTGGTCGGCACCGCCCAGGAACTGGCGGGCACCTCGGTGGCGGGATTCACCGACGTCGTCACCGTGGACCTCTTCGACGAGGTGCTGCGCGGGGAGGAACCGCCCTCCCCGGCGACGTTCGCTCCCGGCGACACCCTCACGCTCCGCCGGGCCGCCCGGCACAGTGCGCGGGAGGGCATCGACCGGCGTGCGGGGCCGGCGATGCCGGTCAGCCATGCTCCGGAGTCCGTCGCCGCCCGCTGCATGATCACCGGCCGGTCCGCGGTCCAGCTCGCCGCCGAACCCAGCCAGGGCGGGGAATGGGCCTTCGGGCCCGGACTCGCCGCCGACCCGGCCCACTGGCCGCCGGGGAACCCGTTGATCGACGGGTCCCTCGCCGCGGACGGGCTGACCGGCCGGATCACCGTGCCCCTCCGGGCCCGCGGCGCGCTGCTCGGCGTCGTCGTGTTCTCCCGCAGCGACCGCCCTGAGGCCTTCACCGCCGACGACCTGATGCTCGCCGAGGAGCTGACCGCCAAGGCGGCCATCGCCATCGACAACGCCCGCCGGTACTCACGCGAGCGTGCGACGGCCCTGACCCTGCAACGCAGCCTGCTGCCGCAGCGACTGCCGAACCAGGAGGCGCTCGAGGTGGCGTCCCGCTATCTGCCCACCGGGGCCGCCGCGGAGGTGGGCGGTGACTGGTTCGATGTCATTCCGCTCTCCGGCGCCCGGGTCGGCCTGGTCGTCGGCGATGTGGTCGGCCACGGGCTGCACGCCTCGGCCAGCATGGGCCGGCTGCGCACGGCGGTCCGCACACTGGCCGACGTCGACCTGCCGCCGGACGAACTGCTCACCCACCTGGACGACCTGGTCCTCCACCTTGCCAGCGACCTCCAGCCCGCCGGGCCCTTCCAGCCGACCGGTGAGTTCGGGGCCACCTGCCTGTACACCGTCTACGACCCGGTCTCCCGCCGCTTCACGCTGGCGAGCGCCGGCCATCCGCTGCCGCTGGTCATCTCCCCGGACGGCACCCAGACCCCGGTGCCCGCCCAACCGGGGCCCCCGCTCGGCGTCGGTGGGCTGCCGTTCGAGGCGACGGAGATCGAGCTGGCCGAGGGCAGCCTGCTCGCCCTCTACACCGACGGGCTGGTGGAGAGCCGCGAGCGTGACGTCAACCAGGGGGTCACCGAACTGCTACGGGTGCTGAACCAGTCCGCCACCTCACTGGAGGACCTCTGCGACACGGTGACGAACGCCGTGCTCCCCGAGCGCCGTACCGACGACGCCGCCCTGCTGCTCGCACGCACGCACGCGCTGAATCCCCGGCACGTGGCCGACTGGGAGATCGAGCCCGACCCCGCGCAGGTGCCGCGCGCCAGGAAGTTCACCCTCGACCAACTGGACGCCTGGGGCCTGGAGGAGGCCGCGTTCGTCACCGAACTCGTCGTCAGCGAGCTGGTCACCAACGCCATCCGGTACGGGGCGCCCCCGATCAGGCTGCGGCTGATCCGTGACACCTCCCTGATCTGCGAGGTCTCCGACGCCAGCAACACCGCCCCGCACCTGCGCCGGGCGCGCGCCTTCGACGAGGGCGGCCGGGGTCTGCTCCTCGTCGCCCAGCTCACCCAGGGGTGGGGCACCCGGCACACCACGTACGGAAAAACGATCTGGTGCGCACAGTCCCTCCCCTGA
- a CDS encoding sugar ABC transporter substrate-binding protein, protein MRLSTAFCSAVAALSALALLSACDSGSTTSASSGGAPLVGVDYPRSDTDFWNSYIKYTPEYGKQLGLSLKTTNSQNDVAKLTANAQTFISQGVKGIAMAPQDTAAVAPTLAQLEAKKIPVVTVDTRPDSGKVFMVVRADNRAYGEKACQYLGTKLGGKGKVVMLEGGLDSINGRDRTEAFNDCMKKHYPGIKVLGEATNWDGAVAAQKLQTDLTAHPDIRGVYMQSSFALSGTLQVLKQKGLLVGPEDSKHVFVVSNDGIPEELKDIAAGKIDATVSQPADLYAKYALYYLKAAIDGKTFKPGRTDHGSTIIQVRDGLLEDQLSAPLVTADGGTYGGVPSVRSDDKSLWGNNLG, encoded by the coding sequence ATGAGACTGAGCACCGCCTTCTGTTCCGCCGTCGCCGCCCTGTCCGCACTGGCGCTGCTCAGCGCGTGCGACAGCGGCTCCACCACGTCGGCGTCGTCGGGTGGCGCGCCGCTGGTCGGCGTCGACTACCCGCGCTCCGACACGGACTTCTGGAACTCCTACATCAAGTACACGCCCGAGTACGGCAAGCAGCTCGGCCTCTCCCTCAAGACCACCAACTCGCAGAACGACGTCGCCAAACTCACCGCCAACGCCCAGACGTTCATCAGCCAGGGCGTCAAGGGCATCGCGATGGCCCCGCAGGACACCGCCGCCGTCGCGCCGACCCTGGCGCAGCTGGAGGCGAAGAAGATCCCGGTCGTCACCGTGGACACCCGCCCGGACAGCGGCAAGGTCTTCATGGTGGTGCGCGCCGACAACCGCGCCTACGGCGAGAAGGCGTGCCAGTACCTCGGTACCAAGCTCGGCGGCAAGGGCAAGGTCGTGATGCTGGAGGGCGGTCTCGACTCCATCAACGGCCGTGACCGCACCGAGGCGTTCAACGACTGCATGAAGAAGCACTACCCCGGCATCAAGGTGCTCGGCGAGGCCACCAACTGGGACGGGGCCGTCGCCGCGCAGAAGCTGCAGACCGACCTGACCGCCCACCCGGACATCAGGGGCGTCTACATGCAGTCCAGCTTCGCCCTGTCCGGCACGCTCCAGGTCCTCAAGCAGAAGGGCCTGCTGGTCGGGCCCGAGGACAGCAAGCACGTCTTCGTCGTGTCCAACGACGGCATCCCCGAGGAACTCAAGGACATCGCGGCGGGGAAGATCGACGCCACGGTCTCCCAGCCCGCCGACCTCTACGCCAAGTACGCCCTGTACTACCTCAAGGCCGCGATCGACGGAAAGACGTTCAAGCCCGGCAGGACCGACCACGGCAGCACCATCATCCAGGTCCGCGACGGACTGCTGGAGGACCAGCTCTCCGCCCCGCTGGTCACGGCCGACGGCGGCACCTACGGCGGCGTGCCCAGCGTCAGGAGCGACGACAAGTCGCTCTGGGGCAACAACCTCGGCTGA